Below is a window of Ahaetulla prasina isolate Xishuangbanna chromosome 1, ASM2864084v1, whole genome shotgun sequence DNA.
tttgggggggggaattggggGAGATACAACTTTTGGGCTAGAGAGGAGGGTACCTGGATTTATggagatattatttttaatttattttcttttaatacaaacatttcatctttcattaaacagtgtgtcatctgagtaCAATTTTTTTGTGCAATAACCATTAAAATTTACAACCATGAACGTTATTTATATCTATTCTTGGATTAATACTAATAACATAACATATCTACtattgtaacatttctcttcttagcTTATTTGACTTTgtcaaatttcattttgtcattttcattttttcactcctctgcttttatttttaattttcatatttattttctaaccattgataaaataactcccatatattataatagtcagagtcttcctttcctttaattgcaagtgttaatctattcatttctgcacatgctaatattttcttaatcaactttcatctgtagggatctgttcacttttccaattttgtgcaaatacaattctagctgcagttattatatgaataatcaaatatacattttctttactataagtttctggtaaaatccccaacaataATAATTCAAGTTTgagatcaatatgttgttgtgtcaTCTTCTCCAACACATACCAATTTTTGCCCAATATGTTTTTGCTTCTACCATGGCTTGATTTTGAAGTCCACTTGATCAGTGTATCTGTTTGTTCCCCTTCTCCCTGGCCCCATTTCTTTCTGATTACATCAGGTTCTGGGAAAGGAGGAATCAGTATTTGGGGCAGGAAGTTTGAAGATGAATACAGTGAATACTTAAAGGTGATTATTTTTTGTCATTGCAGTTCCTTATTCAAGttgtgcattttcttttttaaaaattacctgaGCATAAAGTAACTTTGAATTTAACTAgggtttctatccatccatcaacaGCATCCATATCTTCTACTTACCTGGGAAGGCCAGAACAAAAGGAAACATTGTCAAAGTTAGTTCAGAGATAGAAATTGTTCTTTTATTTAGTTTCATGAATTTTTGGAACATGTGCACTGTTCTTTTTGAAACATGTATACTGACAAAGTACTAGAGTATGTTGTAGCAGAAAACAGTAATGAACTTAAAGTCTTAAGTTTGGAAAAGGCTGACTTTAGTAAATCAGCCCAGAGATATGTTAAGGCTTTGCCAGTTTTATTCTGCAAGCTACCTTAAGACAGAATAGAAaagttagaaataaaaaatatttaccaGAGTACATGTGGTCTAATTTCCTGATTCATTTTTAGCACAGTGTCCGTGGAGTTGTTTCCATGGCAAATAATGGTCCGAATACAAATGGATCTCAGTTCTTTATCACTTATGGCAAACAGCCACATCTCGACATGAAATATACTGTCTTTGGGAAGTAAGTAATCAATGCTactaaataaaatacaagatatatgccATAGAGATCTAATAGGATAGAAACTGCATGATTTATGGAACAAAATTTTTATCTAAGATATCTCCTCTGTTACTTGTTAAACAATCTGACCttagctttaaaaaaatgtatttttaaaaatggaaagctgGCATGCTGCAAATGCCCAAACCAAAGCACAACTTTTCCGAACTAGGGTGTTTTTCAGATATACGTGCAACTCCCAGAAATCACAGCAATAGCTATGTTTACTGGAGATTCTAGAAACTGAAACCCACTATATAACAAGTATTTACAATAATGCCTGTGTGTCACATAGACTTTCTTGAAAATTAAAATCATGAGTGACTACATTCCAGTTTTCTCCTCAGAAGTCACTTCCTAGAAAGGGAACAGCTGAGTTAGTAGAGAATTTCTTAGATGGTAGGAAAGAATGATAGAAAGTTATCTCACCATTCTGCCTTCTCTTCCACAGACTTTTTGTCATTGGCCACAGGCATCATAGCAGCCTATTTGTAAATGAGCATGTATCCCCATGACAGTTTTTAAGAAAGATGAGAGATGACATGTGCCTTTCTATGCAAAGTAGttctcattattttttatttctctgtgcAGGGCAATTGATGGCTTGGATACCCTTGATGAGCTGGAGAAGCTGCCTGTAAATGAAAAGACATTCCGTCCCTTGAATGATGTCCATATTAAAGATGTGACAATTCATGCTAATCCTTTTGCTCAATAGCTGCAatggatcattttttttaaaatttgaacatTTCACAAGAGAAATTTCAAACCTTGATATTGAAACTGTtttaaaatcaaaacatttttctGTTTCACCTATGATCCAGACAGTGTACCTGGTTTGACTAGTCTCCCATTTTTTAACATTCACCTTTGTCAAGAAAACCACAGATTAGCTGAGGGTTTCTTTTGGAAAAGCCATACAGAGGCATCATAATTTTTTATAGTCCATCAAGAATCTGCAATATCAACAAACTGCAGAGTTGATCAACAAAGAATGCGAGAAGATAAATGTGTATTAACAAAGGTTCATTCAAGGAAAAGGAACTGCCAATTGGATGAACAAAATAAAGATGtatgaatatttatataaattctgTGTTTTAATCTTAGTATTTCTAAAATGTCTTTATTTACTGGATTTATATATTACTGAAGTATATTGAAGCATATTAATTCATACAACAAAGCTCAAACTTAAAACAAATTTAGGCAGTATATATATAGCAAAAAGCACACAAACACAAAGATGCATTTTAATTCCACTCTTCAAAAATgttcaggatcttatttttgcaaCTATCCTATATAGTAAATCAGGCAAGGAGAATGTGTTACTGAAGGCAATTCAATGAATTTTGTGGTTTTCATCAGGACTCTAGGCATGCATGAAACCATTTATGTACATGGTTTCTGGTGCTTTGTGTGTACATAATTGTTTTGGTTTCAAATATTTCTGAGTCAAAATATTTTGAGTGCTCCCTTTTAATTGTTACTGGGAATTTTCtattataacttttttttagttctttttgaaatctctggagagagagaggtgatggTGGTTACAGTAGTTAAACAATAATTTTCCCAATTTGTTTCTTAAATCGGCTCCTTTTGAGTTTAAAAATTTTCCTCCCGCCAAAGAAAACCTTTCCACCAAACAAGGCTTGCTTGATTGTTTTGGGGCAGGGGATGAACTGTATGTGTATTATGTTGACAGCACTGCTGTTTGCTAAATACATGTGAATTTTCATtaccaccacttttttttttgcttaaattgGCTTATTTCTTCTGCCTCCCACAGACCTAAAGAGGTTTTGCTCCTTCACAAAAACCCCACTGAAAAAGCCAGGGAGGAAGAGCTAAGCCAGGTTAAcattttaggtgcttggcaatcagctcACCTTTACATcagtttgcagtgtcctgcagtcatgtggccatgatttggcaaaacaaaaaacaaaaaaaaccaccactaGTTAAGTAAAATGAATTTGCTTCACAAGATGCCAAAAATCGGGTCTAATCACATgattcctcaatttacaaccacaaagaCACAactataattctgggctcaattacagctgtaactcaaagactacctgcaCTTAAGTATCATCCAGATATCCTTCCATGCCTTAAGGTGCTGATTCTCTGTTCTCTAGCAGAGCAAGATAGGCAAACGAGTAAATGTGATACAAGCTGTCACACAAAATGGCCTGGATATTCAGCAGCCTCAGATATTTGGCCAACTGAGGTACATGCATGTTTCTTTCACTAGTGCAGTTACGAGTGACAATGTAATACTTTGCTATAATCTCAGCACTTCCAATGAAGTAGGGAGAGGTACAAATGGTTGCTGCTTCACGCTCATGTCCTGGAAGTAGTGCATACTGCAGATAAAAAAGGGCCATCGCCACAAAATGCAGTGTGAATCTCAACATGCCTTCAGTGATAATGGATAGAGGGCAACCTGGAACCTGCATTGGGGCCATGCAAATATATTGAGCTGCAAGATACATTGGATAATGCAAACAGGAATAGCAGAACCACGAGGACGGAAATCTAGGGTTCGTTCGGGCTCAGAATTTTCTGGAACTTGTCTATAAAATAATATGCAAGGATGCGGTTTTCAGGATCATCTGATGCttgaacaaaaaaagaaaattatgtttTTAGACCGAGTCTTCATAATCTATACTCTTTGATAGCGAAGCATCGCACCCCCTTACGCTCCAACTCTACACCCACACACCCAAACCTACTCACGCAGTACTGATTTGCGCAGGCgctgagtgtttttttttttttaataaatctctGATTGTTGGCTCGTGACGCAGAGGGCGGGTTTATGTTTGCGCATACGCGTTCTTTACAACCCTTTTTTTCTAGAACATTCTTGCCCGGCGCCATTTTGTTGCGGAGGAGATCTTGTAATGGCGGCTAGGCAGTGAAGAGCTGTAACGTGTTTTATAGACGCCTGTGACCGGAGAGCGGTTCCGAACGGAAAAGTAAGTTTGGGTGATACCAAACCCCTAAAGTAAGGGATATTCGGCGTGAGATAATCTCTTCCCGTAACATCGGGGTGAGTGGGATCATTTGTTGAATGGGCAGGAAACGCGGGGacctcatttgtttgtttttcttcacGGAAGTCTCGGTCGTCTCATGTGTGTGCAAGCCGAGCCGATTCACTCGGTCGGTAGCTCTTAAGGCTAGGGAAAGAGCCGACAGCTGTCGCGGTCTGGCTGCGGCCTTGAGGGCCTGAGAGAAAAACAGTCCCGATTGTAGTTACGTTTCGCCTTAACGAAGAGgcagaatttttaattttatttttacacacacacagcgcgCTGTCATTGTAAAACGGATTTGCCCTTTTATTGCGTGCTGACTGCGCCTGTAGTCTTCAAAAGGTTTTCTGAACCGAACCTGGGAGGAAAAATACAGCATAACAATGATTCGCTGCGTGTGATGTAAGCTGTAAGAGATCTTGAGGGTGAGGTAATGAACGAGGAGGAAATATTAAAACGATTTTAATCAGAATATCTCGATTTTGCTGTCGTTCTTGAAGATTCGGCGGCTGTAGTTttatgaccgggggggggggagagacagttAAAGGTAGAGAGATCAGGAAATGTGGAAGAAGAAAGCTTTGAgtctgggttttttatttttatatacaaggTAATAAGAGAAGAGACGACATGGAAATAGACACTAAAATTGTTACCAAAGCACAAGGGACTAAGAATAGCAACAAAACTAAAGTGTAGTTGAAATTACAGGAAAAAAATGGCTGTTAGTAAAAAATTTTCTGTCTGAAAGAGGATGAGATGGAGCCTGCTAAAGAGATGGGAGTGTAGAGCTTTTGCTGCCAGGGCCAAATAAGTtctgtatttaaatttattacCAATATTTCTTGCCATTCTGAGAGACTGATTTTAAGGGGTGGACTGGCTTATGAGGGTGAAATCTATATTCAGCCAAGTTGTTTGTTAAtatagctgggtgattttggagatGTGGCCTTTTTGAGAATAGTAACTATTATTGAGTGTTGTCTCTAAAGATATTTTTTCTGTTTATATCAGTGAAATGTTATCTCTGGAATtccacagatttttaaaaagtgactctTCACGTGACACATTTGACTTGTTCATTTTCTGGGGCTTGCCAGATATTAAATCATTAATGAAGTTAGACTGAGTTCACAGGCCAGTGTCAAAATAGTGATATAGTATGGTGGTTTTATTGTTATCCACATTGAAGATggtgtttttacatttatattgttatttcttGTATAGAAAAAGATATTGAGAGATACTTTTGACAAATGTATTCACAACTTTCGCTTTTTATGTTGAGCTTGATAGTGGAGTAATACGGAGTATATCGAAATTTTCATTCCGATCCATGTGTTTAGTATTTTAGAATATGCAAAATTGCTTCTTTCAAgtttggtatttattttatttcatttcttttattaattACATTATGGCTTCTTCAGCCAGGTTTCTTAGAACTATTGGATCAGAACTATTGTTACATCTGTGATTGTGATAATTGTAATCCCTTGTACCAAGAACTCACAAAAATTCTGAAGTCCAATTTTGGTAACACTGAACACACCCATATAATTTTCAAGTGTTATGTAATACTGAattagatatacaggtagtctttgacttgcaacaattcacttagtgactgttcaaagttaaagtgGCACTGAGAaatgtcttatgaccatttttcacagttacaatctttgcagcatccacattgtcatgtgatcaaaattcagacgtttggcaactggttcatagttatgatcattgctgtgtcccaaggccacgtgatctccttttgtgcccttctgacaagcaaagtcaatggggaaactagattcacttaaccatgtgatAAACTtgtcaactgtggtgattcacttaacaactgtggtaagaaaggtcataaaatggggaaaactcacttaacaaatgtctcacttaacaatgggctcaattgtcataagtcaaggactgactTACCTGTATTATAGTGCATTATcaaatatatcaaaagcaaataaCATGGGTAATATTAATTGGAACTGGTATTAAATAGTAGGCAACACAGTGTTTAAAAGTATATGcatatatacttttatatatggCATACAGaagtatatatttcatttttctcaaGTGTGCATGTTATATTTCATTTGCTATTTGGACTTTTTGAAAGAGCTTTTCTATCTGGTTTTTTATGCATTCTGCTTTATGAGTGCTAAAAATCAGAGACTGATATGGAAATAAAGGTTTTTCTCATTGTGTATTTTGCTGCATTCAATATTTTGTCAACTGAGAAGGAAGTTCATATGAGTTTTTTAATTTCTAAGAAAAATAGGGATGGGTTAATTGGAAGTTATCCCAAAAAAATTGTCTAAAGCATATTGATAAATgtgataatatatattatatgtactTAATCTATTTCAGATGAGGTATTCTAGACAAAGTCAATATGGTAACTCTGATGAAAAACAATGTGGTGATCCCCAAAACCAGCATAAGAGAAAAAGACACTCAAACAGCACATCTGAATACAAACGCTGCAAATATGATAATACTCCAATGAATGATAGGTAAGTTTTTTTCTCAGTTCTCATTCAGCTAAAATGTAGGTAATGTTAGATTTTAACAAGTGATTTATGGTAATATTTTATGGGAATTAAAATCCAAAATACAGGAACAATTCTTGATTTCCTATATCTGAAATGCTGGTTTTTACTATTAAAATGACCTCATGTTTAATAATCTGTTGTGTGTGTTCTTAAAATTGGACATATCTGCAATGTGCTGTTTTTCATTACAAGGTGTTTTATGAATTTTTTCCATTCTAGCATTTATAAAGATACCAGCTCCTTTCAGGAAAGAAGTGATGATCATGAACGCTGCTATGTTGAAGAATACAGAAGCAACTTTAGTCAGTTGTCTGAAACTAGGCACCATTGCAGGGTCCATGAGAATGACTATCACAACCATAGTAGCAAGTCATCTGGTCAGAGTGGCAGAAGCAGTTACAAAAGAAAATGCAAGGCAGATAATAAATCATATCATACAGACACGGTATGTATAATTTAAAACACCTGGAACATGGATATGGGTATTCTTTTAAATAATCACAAATGAATGAGGATACATTCTAgcaaaattgggttttttttctactAGATGTGTTCCAAAATGGGAAAACTGTGTAGCAACTGAAGAGCTATTTTTCAATGATGATTTCTGTTACCTTGTACTTTTAAAATATCTGATTACATTATATACTGAACTGGTGTTACATTATGTTTTCCTATAAGGATAACTGGTGAAGAGAAAACACTACTCTTTGCTATTCTTAGGTTTCATTGGTGATGTTGAAATAACTGCCTTTACGCAGATCTGCCCCATTAGGCAAATCAATATTCAAGGATAAGATTTGCCTCTTTATTAATGGAATAATTGATAGACTTGATCtacattgtttttttccccatggcTTATCATCTGACATGCATCTGTCAAAGTAGATGCTGAATCTCTATTGAATTATAATTAATGAATAGAAATTAGGGCTGCTTAGAGCTCTTCAATTAGAAATATTAGAGGTTTTGTGATGAATTTTTATTGCCCTAATTAGGTGTAATATGCAAAATTGCACCTGCACTTGTATATGGACTTGTAATATGCACTTGTTGAGATTATTTACCCAAAGATTACTTTATAGGTCAGTACATACCAACACTTGATGTATGAGAAGCGTTAAACTGAAGAATATTtatttgcaattttaaaatactaaataaaataattcttctAGTGAACCATAttttaaaagcatatatatattatttgttgtTACCTTGCCACTTGAAGTACCTTATCTGAAAATCTGTTCCTTGCCATGTTTTTTTCCTGTAACCTAAACTATGTGCCCTGTGAAATTCTGGGGAATTTGAAATTGTTCCTGCCAACCGTTTGTGGCCTGGCGCGTATCTGAATGCCTGAATATCTCCCTGCTGAATGAATTTCGTATTCTGCCCTGAATTCACTCGGGTATATTGATTGGCTGGATGATGTTGGTGCCGCACACTTGCCGTTACCAGAGGAGTCACCGAAGGAAAAGATCCAGGAGTGTAGAGGATGATGAGGAGGGTCACCTGATCTGTCAGAGTGGAGACGTACTAAATGCAAGATGTATAGAATATTTTTCACAACTTACTTTCAAGATAGAATAATTACTTTTAGATAAGTCAGGAAATTTTTTGGAAGTCCTTTACTTTGCGTTTCTTTTGTTACgtgctttgtttgtttttttcctttgggggGGGTCTTTTATTATATAGAGTTAAACTTAATTGAAACTTCCTGTATAGTAAACAGAGCTGATGTAGAGCAAGATAGACATAAATGTCTTGAAGACTTGACGGATTAAATATTTAAAGTTGTCTAGTTATACTTTTTACATAACTGCATAGCATGGTGTATTGAATAATGAAAATATGTCATTACTTATATAACTGATTGCCTCCCCTCTGTTTTAGATGAAATTATCACTACTGTTGGTGAAGGTGCTTTTGGAAAAGTCGTAAAGTGTATTGACCACAAAACGTAAGTGTTCTTTTGCTACTCAGTTTTCTAAATCTCGGATTATACATAATGTCATTTCCTCTTTCCTTGTGATTGGACGTTTCTCATGTCAGCTGAAAAAAAGTATTGATTTTGAAAGTCTAAAATATATATGCTCCAaatcagggatcaccaaccttttggaccttagggaccactaaattcataattttaaatcccgcggagcagtaatataatctgcctaatgactggcagggtgggcatggttaggtggtcatgtgactgggtggacgtggccaacttgatgtcactcatgtcaagaggcaccttgccagcctcttctcccccttcccagccactcctcacctactcgcccgggctccttaaggccccaacaggaagcagttgttggagctaagcagccaccatgagaaagagttggcaaaacagctggcttagttcaaattggatctgaacaagaaggaggctcagtagaaacacctcactgaggactacaagcataggctttccaagcagagggaagacctgaggagtgcaaggccagataaaGACACCTGGAggttcagcgggctgagatggtcagccagttccaggccatgatgcagtcccactggaacaagaccctcttctctttgccaccagcggcgcttccctgcagccttcgccaaagccccgcaccaggaggctgaaacagaccccaagtcagaatttctccccccTTCTGACCCTTAGAAAAAGACCTCGAAAggggagactttctgcagcaacacaaacgttcattgcctgtatctgtcccaggggctgtagtttgatgtCTTCTgattttagtgcaatataaaaaatgcaaataatttttctgtggaccaccaaaattttctcacggaccaccagttggtgaccgctggtctaaaTGTCTCAGGGACCATCTTTTCTGTTAAGGCAGTCAGGACACACTTTTGAAGATGCCCCCTTTTTCAAAGGCCTGTTTTCCCGATCCATTGTGGTAGTGGAAGAAAGAGTTCTTCCATGAAAATTAATATCTGTACTCAGTAGTTTTCCAGAAATCTGCAAACACAATGTAAAGGGCAATGTAATAAAAATGTTACTTTGTTACTTTGAAAtacatggattttaaaaaaatagttgtttTCAACAGCTCTGTCAGAAATGCACAATTTATCATTTTACTTCGTTTTAAGAATCTCATTGACTTTAGGAAATGtgcaatatattttaatatataatgttcttaaaaaaattaaggttaattaaattaatagtaaagcagtttttcattcattgTGACAAGACTTCATTATTCCTGTGACTATTAATGACACTTCAAAACTTTTTCTTTTAGGGGAGGTAAAAATGTAGCAGTGAAAATCGTAAAAAATGTTGACAGATACTCAGAAGCAGCTCGGTCAGAAATACAAGTGTTGAAGCACTTAAATATGTCAGATCCTAATAGTACATTGTAAGTATATGATGCAGTTAAAATTGAATGTGTCCatgtctttcttcctccctccctccctccctaagtgattttattctattatatactAGTTTCTCTGTAATCATTGACGTTTTACTTTCAATTTTACTTACGTTCTTATTTAATGATGCCTTCTGAGTAACCTTATTGCATTTACAGTCACTGTGTGAAGATGTTGGAGTGGTTTGATCATCATGGCCATATTTGCATTGTATTTGAACTGCTAGGACTCAGTACCTATGATTTCCTTAAAGAAAATCGTTTTCTGCCTTTCTGTCTGGACCATATCAGAAAAATAgcttatcaaatttgcaaatcTGTAAATTGTAAGTATGTATTAAGTTGTCTTTTTAGCAATCTCAAGGCAAATAAATGCacaatattctttaaaatattttaggttGTAAACATTGATATTTAAAGAGGTCTTAAGCTGAAATATAACTGCTTTCAAATTTGGATTCTTTACAGTCTTGCATTCAAACAAGCTGACCCATACAGATTTGAAGCCTGAAAACATATTATTTGTGAATTCTGATTATACAGAAGAATATAACCCTAAACTGGTAAATGTTAtctcttaatatttaataattgctTTCATAGCTGATTCTTGCTACTTATGCCTAATAATCTTATGCGACATTTCAGAAACATGATGAACGCATATTGAAACATCCAGAGATCAAAGTTGTAGATTTTGGAAGTGCAACATATGATTACGAACATCATAGTACACTTGTATCTACAAGGCATTACAGAGCTCCTGAAGTCATATTGGGTGAGTTAATGTGCATATACTAGTACAAAAAATTgcattgtttgtatttttgtgtgTCATGTATGTTGCAGactttaaaataaatagtttAGGATATACTCTAGACTTGCTAAAATCTCCCAGATTGCTTCAAACGGAGGAATCTGTGTCTAAACAAATACACTATAGTCAATGCATGAAGTGAAACACCAGTCAAAACCCGTTTTAATCCAGCAGAAGTAGTTCAGAATTGAACATGTGAAGGATATCATCAGTTGGAAGAGGGAAGATGCTGGGAAGATATGATGGTAGAGTGCTAGCCAGTAGATTATATTATGATGGGAGAGCAACAGAAGTGTTGAAGAGGGAGGCTTGGAGAATGCAGGCCTATGAGATTTGCTGCTCTGGGATAGCAGTAGCTGAAAGGAGGGAAAGGCTGATAGTTGGTTGGGGGCAGGAGGGCAATGTTGCCTTCTGTGTTGGGATTTCTTGAGGTGAGGGGAATGACAAAAAAACAATCACctgttcatattttgttttcatccaaAACCAACAACAGCTAAAGCAGTTTTGTCAGAATACCCTTAATTCATTAATATCAGAAGTATTTATAGTTTGAAAGTCTTTATAGGATTTATAGTTTGCACAAttcattttatac
It encodes the following:
- the PPIL3 gene encoding peptidyl-prolyl cis-trans isomerase-like 3, which translates into the protein MAVTLHTDVGDIKIELFCERTPKACENFLALCASNYYNGCTFHRNIKGFMVQTGDPTGSGKGGISIWGRKFEDEYSEYLKHSVRGVVSMANNGPNTNGSQFFITYGKQPHLDMKYTVFGKAIDGLDTLDELEKLPVNEKTFRPLNDVHIKDVTIHANPFAQ
- the CLK1 gene encoding dual specificity protein kinase CLK1, with the protein product MRYSRQSQYGNSDEKQCGDPQNQHKRKRHSNSTSEYKRCKYDNTPMNDSIYKDTSSFQERSDDHERCYVEEYRSNFSQLSETRHHCRVHENDYHNHSSKSSGQSGRSSYKRKCKADNKSYHTDTRSHRRKRSRSVEDDEEGHLICQSGDVLNARYEIITTVGEGAFGKVVKCIDHKTGGKNVAVKIVKNVDRYSEAARSEIQVLKHLNMSDPNSTFHCVKMLEWFDHHGHICIVFELLGLSTYDFLKENRFLPFCLDHIRKIAYQICKSVNFLHSNKLTHTDLKPENILFVNSDYTEEYNPKLKHDERILKHPEIKVVDFGSATYDYEHHSTLVSTRHYRAPEVILALGWSQPCDVWSIGCILIEYYLGFTIFPTHDSKEHLAMMEKILGPLPIHMVQKTRKRKYFRQDSLDWDDFSSAGRYVSRRCKPLKEFMQCHNSDHENLFDLIQKMLEYDPARRITLNEALAHPFFFPLRKKRK